From a region of the Solanum stenotomum isolate F172 chromosome 2, ASM1918654v1, whole genome shotgun sequence genome:
- the LOC125857209 gene encoding uncharacterized protein LOC125857209 — MGAQSSVKPKTALEGVHGVQVVPHSPFALEEIKQHGSLHKRSHASFPVGTRHHLIVQRVWQQRPGCLRPIRCSCHGDRTVAETIANVITSLPFIALGLQAPRKNLHCKLYANSLIGVGIVSSLYHASRGKIRRYMRWADYSMIATATVCLSRALRNENPKLLMAASAVLLPIQPLMVSAVHTGMMEVSFAKRALQDPDLRMSHNVHKMSSLLGGALFIADDVFPETPFLHAGWHLAAAVGVSTCNKLLE, encoded by the exons ATGGGTGCCCAGAGTTCAGTGAAGCCTAAGACAGCATTGGAGGGTGTGCATGGAGTGCAAGTGGTGCCTCATTCACCATTTGCATTGGAAGAGATAAAACAACATGGGAGCTTACATAAACGGAGCCATGCAAGTTTTCCTGTTGGAACACGACACCACCTAATAGTGCA GAGAGTTTGGCAGCAAAGGCCTGGTTGCCTCAGGCCCATCCGTTGCAGTTGCCATG GTGATCGAACCGTTGCTGAAACTATTGCGAATGTGATCACTTCTCTTCCTTTTATTGCTCTTGGACTTCAGGCACCGAG gaaaaatcttcattgcAAACTTTATGCCAATTCATTGATTGGAGTTGGAATTGTCTCCAGTTTGTACCATGCTTCGAGAGGCAAAATAAGGCGCTATATGAGATGGGCTGACTACTCAATGATAGCAACAGCAACAGTG TGTCTATCAAGGGCACTTAGAAATGAGAATCCAAAATTACTGATGGCAGCATCTGCAGTCCTCCTACCAATCCAACCTTTGATGGTTTCTGCTGTGCACACTGGAATGATGGAG gTTTCATTTGCCAAAAGAGCACTTCAAGATCCGGATCTAAGGATGAGTCACAATGTGCACAAAATGTCATCATTGCTAGGGGGTGCCCTTTTCATAGCTGATGATGTCTTTCCTGAAACACCTTTCTTGCATGCTGGTTGGCATCTTGCTGCTGCTGTTGGGGTGAGCACTTGCAATAAGCTTCTTGAGTAG
- the LOC125857185 gene encoding uncharacterized protein LOC125857185, whose translation MNPITHQNGGQNPNVMQQQKEKMKQKKEEQMSMKKLREAVFNLANSEPNVRLSEKQKVVLQQRISQFFSCLTTPDHPPYAWMIEKALQELKEKGGSSEDSISKFIMKEHASLPYAHTTMLKHHLQRMTEKGEIRMIGGRFLLPGDCESVVPKKKRKRKKRGKSVIKKKQSGQKEKEEEKQVQHDDVEAVAEQKDLDEQQNDVTVDENHGQEIQMHEEYLELNKHHNAPSTDKEDGQLSDQQNSVTGNKVVCGRVLRSTIHKQKGKEQLDATGGSLQSSIAAESAIGCNSELQLSQLSLSTVEETADISNLYPQEILENEQPGDDLPLLLSPEAPPGFELVVVEDATENKAHTSSSVGLDLPKEDHVMPQSSDKPSEEEAVAEDLLKTKKQKKKHHGGQQTNRPMTRALAKGTVTPNEQPRSGRNRKQLQLAMESSSDRAQRQLKRWSKSPVEPKSVITSKLKQLALCDSADQQLVLMEEPLSISKPLCISADQHVVQMEEPLALAISEEALNLTDPQQEVQLKQPKVKCRGRSLKGKEDVADPDTTLLKDVGSSKKLTKKQTHRGVGRRRNAQ comes from the exons ATGAATCCAATAACACATCAAAATGGTGGCCAAAACCCTAATGTGATGCAGCAGCagaaggagaagatgaagcagaagaAGGAGGAGCAGATGTCAATGAAGAAGTTGAGAGAAGCAGTCTTCAATTTGGCCAACAGTGAACCAAATGTGCGATTATCAGAGAAGCAAAAAGTAGTTCTTCAACAACGCATTTCACAATTCTTCTCTTGTCTTACTACTCCTGATCATCCTCCGTATGCTTGG ATGATTGAAAAGGCCTTGCAAGAATTGAAGGAAAAAGGGGGTTCTAGTGAAGACTCAATATCTAAGTTTATCATGAAAGAACATGCCAGTTTGCCATATGCTCATACGACCATGCTGAAACATCATCTACAGAGGATGACTGAAAAGGGAGAAATCCGTATGATTGGAGGACGGTTTTTGCTTCCTGGTGACTGTGAAAGCGTGGttccaaagaaaaaaagaaagaggaagaaaagGGGGAAGTcggttattaaaaaaaagcaGTCGGGGCAGAAGGAAAAGGAGGAGGAAAAGCAGGTGCAGCATGATGATGTGGAAGCTGTTGCAGAACAGAAGGATTTGGATGAACAACAAAATGACGTCACTGTTGATGAAAATCATGGGCAAGAAATTCAAATGCATGAAGAATATTTGGAGTTGAATAAGCATCATAATGCACCGAGCACAGATAAAGAAGATGGGCAATTAAGTGACCAGCAAAATTCTGTAACTGGAAATAAAGTTGTTTGTGGAAGAGTTCTAAGGAGTACAATACATAAACAGAAAGGGAAAGAACAACTTGATGCTACTGGAGGATCACTGCAATCCTCCATTGCTGCTGAGAGTGCTATAGGTTGTAATTCGGAGTTGCAGCTATCGCAGCTTAGTCTCAGCACAGTTGAGGAAACAGCTGATATTAGTAACTTGTATCCACAAGAAATTCTGGAAAATGAACAACCTGGAGATGACCTGCCTCTACTTTTAAGTCCTGAAGCACCTCCAGGTTTTGAGCTTGTGGTGGTGGAGGATGCCACAGAAAATAAAGCACATACCTCTTCATCAGTAGGTTTGGATTTACCAAAAGAAGACCATGTTATGCCTCAGAGTTCTGACAAACCTAGTGAAGAGGAGGCTGTTGCTGAGGATCTGTTGAAGACTAAGAAGCAGAAAAAGAAGCACCATGGCGGGCAGCAAACAAATAGGCCAATGACTAGGGCGCTAGCGAAAGGAACAGTAACTCCAAATGAACAACCTAGGTCAGGTAGAAACAGAAAACAATTACAGTTAGCTATGGAGAGCTCATCAGATCGTGCACAAAGACAACTGAAGCGCTGGAGCAAAAGCCCGGTTGAACCTAAATCAGTAATTACCTCTAAACTGAAACAATTGGCATTGTGTGACTCAGCGGATCAACAGTTAGTACTTATGGAAGAGCCTTTAAGCATCTCTAAACCATTATGTATCTCAGCGGATCAACATGTAGTACAGATGGAAGAGCCATTGGCATTGGCAATAAGTGAGGAGGCATTGAATTTGACTGATCCTCAACAAGAGGTGCAATTGAAGCAGCCAAAAGTTAAGTGTCGTGGGAGGTCTCTCAAGGGCAAGGAGGATGTGGCTGATCCAGATACTACACTTTTGAAGGATGTAGGATCATCCAAGAAGCTAACAAAGAAACAAACTCATCGAGGTGTAGGAAGGCGTAGGAATGCACAGTAA